From one Triticum aestivum cultivar Chinese Spring chromosome 4B, IWGSC CS RefSeq v2.1, whole genome shotgun sequence genomic stretch:
- the LOC123089287 gene encoding ethylene-responsive transcription factor RAP2-2: MCGGAIFANLTPNRVRLRLTAAQLWPDAYFPAERAASGRRKRRAAATTDDEFEAEFQVFAEEEEEDDDYAAPPAAACAAVALSSRRRRVAGANSTKYRRVRRRPWRRWAAADTQQRRRVRLGTYGGDAEEAAPSYDCEARRMRGKSARLDSPNEGCSGRRSLPGIIDLNQPPAVSDDHMISADADACKTKIMQLIAEGPRDERMASLVSELMDGAHQGRETRASVVMRCAALISRCSREMEEVAALRRDLENRARRLDERKDQLVRIASFVSSELLIN, translated from the coding sequence ATGTGTGGGGGTGCCATCTTCGCGAACCTCACCCCCAACCGGGTGCGCCTGCGGCTGACGGCAGCCCAGCTATGGCCGGACGCGTACTTCCCGGCGGAGAGGGCGGCCTCCGGCAGGAGGAAGAGGAGGGCCGCTGCCACGACCGACGACGAATTCGAGGCAGAGTTCCAAGTTtttgcggaggaggaggaggaggacgacgactatgcggctcctccggcggcggcgtgTGCAGCCGTTGCTTTGAGCTCCAGGCGGCGCCGCGTAGCCGGTGCCAACAGCACCAAGTACAGACGCGTACGCCGCCGGCCGTGGCGCAGATGGGCGGCAGCAGACACCCAGCAGCGGCGTCGCGTGCGGCTCGGCACGTACGGCGGCGACGCCGAGGAGGCCGCTCCATCGTATGACTGCGAAGCCCGCCGGATGCGCGGGAAGAGCGCCAGGCTCGACTCCCCGAACGAAGGCTGTTCTGGCCGGCGAAGCCTGCCGGGGATCATCGACCTCAACCAGCCGCCCGCCGTTTCCGATGACCACATGATTAGTGCCGATGCAGACGCGTGCAAGACGAAGATCATGCAGCTGATCGCGGAGGGCCCCCGCGACGAGCGGATGGCGAGCCTCGTGTCTGAGCTGATGGACGGAGCGCACCAAGGGAGGGAAACCAGAGCGTCCGTGGTGATGCGGTGTGCGGCGTTGATTTCCAGATGCAGCCGCGAGATGGAAGAGGTTGCTGCGCTGAGGAGGGACCTCGAGAACCGCGCGAGGCGGCTGGATGAGCGGAAAGATCAACTCGTTAGGATAGCTTCCTTTGTGAGTTCTGAACTCCTGATTAACTGA